One Tolypothrix bouteillei VB521301 DNA window includes the following coding sequences:
- a CDS encoding MbtH family protein: protein MNWNDLEDKTIYKVVVNHEQQYSIWPSERENALGWKDVGKSGTKAECLDYIKEVWTDMRPLSLRQQMEKLAQSS, encoded by the coding sequence ATGAATTGGAATGACCTTGAAGACAAAACTATCTACAAAGTTGTTGTCAATCACGAACAACAGTACTCAATTTGGCCGAGCGAGCGGGAAAATGCTTTGGGTTGGAAAGATGTTGGTAAAAGCGGGACAAAGGCAGAATGCCTAGATTACATCAAGGAAGTATGGACTGATATGAGACCACTTAGCTTGCGTCAGCAAATGGAAAAATTAGCACAATCAAGCTAA
- a CDS encoding MFS transporter, which yields MQTFIILWFGQLVSLLGSGLTGFALSLWVYKNTNSVTQFALISVLTMLPNIIISPLAGALGDRWNRRWLMILGNCGAGLSILSMTLLLFIGHLELWHIYVATTASSAFNALQWPAYDATIAQIVPPQHLVRANGMFQLGLAIAQLISPVLGGFLLVTIQIQGVLILDGISFVFCLVMLLLVRLPKPGTTTKAEVSKNFVWKDSLVGWNYITTRPGLFWLLILNCIYHFVEGIAVVLSTPLFLSFTSTTVLGTMLSIGGSGMILGTAFISTWGGGKRRIYNVLGFMLLGGLCMLLAGLRRDVVLCTVAIFVHFFSLPIVVSSRQAIFQSKIASDVRARVFAVNRMLINLSLLLAYLVAGPLADRVFEPLLTVNGPLAGSVGKIIGVGPGRGIGLLFIIMGMLLIAAIVTSYLSPRLRRVESDIPNVISY from the coding sequence CCTTAAGTTTATGGGTCTACAAAAATACCAACTCAGTTACTCAGTTTGCGCTGATTTCTGTGCTAACTATGCTACCAAACATCATCATCTCCCCGCTTGCGGGTGCGCTTGGCGATCGGTGGAACAGGCGCTGGCTAATGATTTTAGGCAATTGCGGAGCTGGGTTGAGCATCCTTTCGATGACACTGCTACTTTTCATTGGACATCTTGAACTTTGGCATATCTACGTCGCTACAACTGCTAGTTCCGCTTTCAACGCCTTGCAGTGGCCTGCTTATGATGCGACGATCGCACAGATTGTACCACCGCAGCATTTAGTTCGTGCCAATGGAATGTTCCAACTAGGGTTAGCTATTGCACAGCTAATTTCGCCAGTGCTAGGAGGCTTTCTGCTAGTAACCATTCAGATTCAAGGTGTCCTCATACTTGACGGAATTAGCTTTGTTTTCTGCCTTGTGATGCTCTTGCTCGTTCGGTTACCCAAACCTGGAACTACAACAAAAGCCGAAGTGTCGAAAAACTTTGTGTGGAAAGATAGCTTGGTAGGGTGGAATTATATCACAACTCGCCCTGGGTTGTTTTGGTTATTAATTCTTAACTGTATCTACCATTTTGTTGAGGGAATTGCTGTTGTGCTATCGACACCGCTGTTCCTTTCCTTTACCTCGACCACCGTACTTGGCACGATGCTGTCCATCGGTGGCAGCGGCATGATACTTGGCACAGCATTCATCAGCACTTGGGGTGGAGGGAAGCGTCGCATCTATAACGTACTCGGGTTTATGCTATTAGGTGGGTTATGCATGCTGCTAGCTGGGTTACGTCGTGATGTTGTGTTGTGTACTGTTGCCATTTTCGTTCACTTTTTCAGTCTGCCGATCGTTGTCAGTTCCAGGCAAGCCATTTTTCAGAGCAAAATTGCGTCTGATGTGCGGGCAAGAGTCTTTGCTGTCAACCGAATGCTGATTAATTTATCCCTGCTGCTTGCTTACCTAGTTGCTGGACCACTAGCTGACCGTGTGTTTGAGCCACTGCTTACCGTTAATGGACCATTAGCTGGAAGTGTTGGAAAGATAATTGGTGTCGGACCGGGACGTGGCATTGGCTTGCTATTCATCATCATGGGAATGCTCTTGATAGCAGCAATTGTTACTAGCTATCTTTCTCCACGCTTGCGACGGGTAGAATCGGATATCCCAAATGTTATCTCCTACTAA